In a genomic window of Acidobacteriota bacterium:
- a CDS encoding amidase, which yields MTNLFEMSASQIATAIRQRVVGPVEVVAAHIGRMEKVDRRLNAVVTPTFERARDEARRAQRMLDEHGEDDLPPLFGVPITVKDCWPVAGVRTTGGSWYLRDHIADEDAEPVRLLRRAGAIILGKTNMPDMCWSGETHNLLFGRTHNPHRRGFTAGGSSGGEGAIIAAGGSPLGLGSDAAGSVRIPSAANGCTALKPTAGRIPTGGHLPQFPPQLDGWNTAGPLARRIEDLTLALRVLSKTPVRDVGSIGLSGRSCTVSLNRLLLPVHGEVVRAVDLAAETLREAGMEVVPADDLSLKELAYIYVGLIRRYGHPALRTALGGGRPYRLWREVVRNLAGRGRISPHVLGFVCSLDLLGLASQMRGLASFERLAHYRNQTLEYLGNGGVLLCPVLTTRVPRHHWIWTVAVRPPYTTMFNAMGLPAAVVPVGSDRRGLPLAVQVVAGPGEDEVALAVAAELERAHGGWRLAN from the coding sequence ATGACGAACCTCTTCGAGATGAGCGCTAGCCAGATCGCGACCGCCATCCGCCAGCGTGTGGTCGGTCCGGTCGAGGTCGTGGCTGCGCACATTGGGCGGATGGAGAAGGTTGATCGTCGCCTCAACGCCGTGGTCACTCCAACCTTTGAGCGCGCGAGAGACGAGGCCCGACGAGCCCAGCGCATGCTCGACGAGCATGGCGAGGACGACCTGCCGCCCCTGTTCGGAGTTCCGATCACGGTCAAAGACTGCTGGCCGGTTGCGGGCGTGCGCACGACCGGCGGTTCTTGGTACCTGCGAGATCACATCGCCGATGAGGACGCTGAACCGGTGCGCCTGCTACGCCGCGCCGGCGCGATCATCCTCGGCAAGACCAACATGCCGGACATGTGCTGGTCGGGAGAGACCCACAACCTGCTGTTTGGCAGGACCCACAACCCGCACCGTCGAGGCTTCACGGCTGGGGGAAGCAGCGGGGGCGAGGGCGCCATCATCGCAGCCGGCGGATCGCCGCTGGGGCTCGGCAGCGACGCGGCGGGCAGCGTGAGAATCCCCTCGGCAGCCAACGGCTGCACGGCCCTGAAGCCGACCGCCGGCCGGATTCCGACCGGAGGCCACTTGCCGCAGTTTCCACCGCAGCTCGACGGCTGGAACACCGCCGGGCCGCTCGCGCGGCGGATTGAGGATCTGACCCTGGCGCTTCGCGTGCTGTCAAAGACACCGGTCCGGGACGTCGGCTCGATTGGGCTCAGCGGGAGATCTTGCACAGTATCGCTCAACCGCTTGCTGCTGCCGGTCCATGGCGAGGTGGTCCGGGCCGTGGATCTCGCCGCGGAGACTCTGCGCGAGGCCGGCATGGAGGTCGTTCCGGCGGACGACCTGTCGCTGAAGGAGCTGGCTTACATCTACGTCGGGCTGATCCGACGGTACGGCCACCCGGCCTTGCGCACGGCGCTCGGAGGCGGTCGCCCCTACCGGCTGTGGCGGGAGGTCGTTCGCAACTTGGCGGGGCGGGGGCGGATTTCGCCCCACGTTCTAGGCTTCGTCTGCTCCCTCGATCTCTTGGGTTTGGCCAGCCAGATGCGGGGTCTCGCCAGCTTCGAACGGCTCGCACACTACCGAAACCAAACTCTCGAGTATCTCGGTAACGGCGGAGTGCTCTTGTGTCCGGTTCTGACCACTCGAGTGCCCAGGCACCACTGGATCTGGACGGTGGCCGTGCGGCCTCCCTACACCACGATGTTCAACGCCATGGGCCTGCCGGCGGCGGTGGTGCCAGTCGGTTCCGACCGACGCGGTCTGCCCCTTGCCGTCCAGGTGGTCGCGGGTCCCGGCGAGGACGAGGTGGCGCTCGCGGTAGCGGCTGAGCTGGAGCGGGCTCACGGAGGCTGGCGCCTGGCAAATTGA